A genomic window from Microbacterium sp. ET2 includes:
- a CDS encoding LacI family DNA-binding transcriptional regulator: protein MTDERSARSANIFDVARLAGVSHQTVSRVLNDMPNVRPATRARVEQAIAQLRYSPSPAARALVTRRTRTIGLITPAVSDYGPTSIAMQFSIAARAERYSVESVSIPGGNASAARSAVEELLRQRVDAVVIVVVDSTVLEVVRGLQLGVPLVASVSSPRRSPFIVSMDQYRGARSAARHLVELGHTRIVHLAGPAHAPDAMERIRGWRDELVAHRLEIDEPHHGDWSAASGHRLGSGLDIRAGSAVFVANDSMAIGLLSALRERGLRVPDDVSVVGFDDIPEAGYLYPPLTTVRQDFATLGELMMQKVLIAVEEPDSVTEDTPLPTHLVVRQSTSPPR from the coding sequence GTGACCGACGAACGTTCCGCGCGTTCGGCGAACATCTTCGACGTGGCGCGCCTGGCCGGGGTTTCCCACCAGACCGTTTCCCGCGTCCTCAACGACATGCCGAACGTGAGGCCGGCCACCCGGGCTCGGGTCGAACAGGCGATCGCGCAGCTTCGCTACAGCCCCTCCCCTGCGGCGCGAGCGCTCGTGACACGGCGGACGCGCACGATCGGGCTGATCACGCCGGCCGTGTCGGATTACGGTCCGACGTCGATCGCGATGCAGTTCAGCATCGCGGCACGCGCGGAGCGATACAGCGTCGAGTCCGTCAGCATCCCCGGCGGCAACGCCTCCGCGGCACGATCGGCAGTGGAGGAGCTTCTCCGCCAGCGGGTGGACGCCGTCGTCATCGTCGTGGTGGATTCGACGGTGCTGGAGGTGGTGCGCGGGCTTCAGCTCGGCGTGCCGCTCGTCGCATCCGTCTCCTCACCGCGGCGGAGCCCGTTCATCGTGTCCATGGATCAATATCGAGGGGCTCGCTCCGCCGCCCGCCATCTCGTCGAGCTCGGCCACACCCGGATTGTCCACCTCGCCGGCCCCGCACACGCGCCCGACGCGATGGAGCGGATTCGCGGATGGCGAGACGAGCTCGTCGCCCACCGGCTCGAGATCGACGAGCCGCATCACGGCGACTGGTCTGCCGCGAGCGGGCATCGCCTGGGGTCGGGCCTCGACATCCGTGCCGGATCGGCGGTCTTCGTCGCGAACGACAGCATGGCGATCGGACTGCTGTCGGCCCTTCGGGAGCGCGGTCTTCGCGTGCCCGACGATGTCAGCGTCGTCGGGTTCGACGATATCCCGGAGGCCGGCTACCTCTACCCCCCGCTCACGACGGTCAGGCAGGACTTCGCCACACTCGGCGAGCTGATGATGCAGAAGGTCCTCATCGCGGTCGAGGAGCCGGATTCGGTGACCGAGGACACCCCCCTGCCCACGCATCTGGTGGTGCGACAGTCGACGTCGCCACCGCGCTGA
- a CDS encoding NAD-dependent epimerase/dehydratase family protein — MRIALTGSSGKLGSVVARELRAGGIEVIGLDVAAERSPGFVQVDLTDYGQVVDALGSVNDQHDGVDAVVHLGAIPAPGIRSDVATFHNNMTATFNVFHAAIRVGVRRIVAASSETVLGLPFDVPPPYAPVDEEYEPRPESIYSLVKTLEERMARELVRWHPELSITALRFSNVMVPEDYSEFPSFDADARRRKWNLWGYIDARDGAQAIERALRVAEPGFEAFIIAAADTVMSRPNAELLAEVFPDVEVRGEVGENDTLLSIDKARRMLGYEPRHSWRDEVG; from the coding sequence ATGCGCATCGCACTCACTGGTTCATCCGGCAAGCTCGGCTCCGTCGTGGCTCGCGAACTCCGCGCGGGCGGCATCGAGGTCATCGGCCTCGACGTCGCCGCAGAGCGCAGCCCCGGGTTCGTCCAGGTCGACCTCACCGACTACGGTCAGGTCGTCGACGCCCTCGGCTCGGTGAACGACCAGCACGACGGCGTCGACGCCGTGGTGCACCTCGGAGCGATCCCCGCACCGGGGATTCGCAGCGACGTGGCGACCTTCCACAACAACATGACGGCCACCTTCAACGTCTTCCACGCCGCCATCCGCGTGGGCGTACGCCGGATCGTCGCCGCCTCCAGTGAGACCGTGCTGGGTCTTCCCTTCGACGTACCGCCGCCCTACGCACCGGTCGACGAGGAGTACGAGCCGCGTCCCGAGAGCATCTATTCGCTGGTGAAGACCCTCGAAGAGCGGATGGCGCGGGAGCTGGTGCGCTGGCACCCCGAGCTGTCCATCACCGCGCTGCGGTTCTCGAACGTCATGGTTCCCGAGGACTACTCCGAGTTCCCCTCGTTCGACGCCGATGCCCGTCGGCGGAAGTGGAACCTCTGGGGGTACATCGACGCGCGCGACGGCGCGCAGGCGATAGAACGGGCCCTCCGCGTGGCCGAACCCGGCTTCGAGGCGTTCATCATCGCCGCCGCCGACACCGTCATGAGCCGTCCGAACGCCGAGCTGCTGGCCGAGGTGTTCCCAGACGTCGAGGTACGCGGCGAGGTCGGAGAGAACGACACTCTGCTGTCGATCGACAAGGCACGCCGGATGCTCGGCTACGAGCCTCGCCACTCGTGGCGGGACGAGGTCGGCTGA
- a CDS encoding MFS transporter, with product MHVTPSAAPRPTSLIRAAGLSYFPIALVARLPFAMVVVGLLTLVVSARDSLALGGVTAAVTGLGTAMFGPLLGAAADRFGQRRVLLCAGLANSVLLVAIAWLAFAPVPDAAVLAAGFLIGASTPQVAPLSRSRLVGIIARAVDPARRDAVVSGTMAYESAADEIVFVFGPVIVGVLAATLDPVAPVLGAAALAVIFVSAFALHPSARVEPGVRDGAPSPAPVRELTRVAAPVVGALGMGLFFGTMLTSLTSFMADRGIAEQAGVVYGAMGLGSAALALGVAAFPARFTLGARWIVFAAILVAGTLVLPFVTSVVAMTLTLLVIGVGIGPTLVTQYSLAAHRSPLGRSSTVMTMLGSGIVVGQSASTAVAGIVAEYLGTDAALTLPFLAAAIVLLAGVVDALVRPRRQVRFGN from the coding sequence ATGCACGTGACTCCGTCTGCTGCGCCCCGCCCGACATCGCTGATCCGGGCCGCGGGGCTGTCGTACTTCCCGATCGCGCTCGTCGCGCGTCTGCCGTTCGCGATGGTGGTCGTCGGGCTTCTGACCCTCGTGGTCTCCGCCCGCGATTCTCTGGCTCTCGGCGGGGTGACCGCCGCGGTGACCGGCCTCGGCACCGCCATGTTCGGCCCGCTCCTCGGTGCCGCCGCCGACCGGTTCGGTCAACGACGGGTGCTGCTGTGCGCGGGCCTGGCCAACAGCGTGCTGCTCGTCGCCATCGCCTGGCTGGCCTTCGCCCCGGTCCCCGATGCGGCGGTGCTCGCTGCCGGGTTCCTCATCGGCGCGTCCACGCCCCAGGTCGCCCCGCTGTCGCGGAGCCGCCTCGTGGGGATCATCGCCCGCGCCGTCGACCCGGCCCGCCGGGACGCCGTGGTCAGCGGCACGATGGCCTACGAGTCGGCCGCTGACGAGATCGTCTTCGTCTTCGGTCCGGTGATCGTCGGCGTCCTCGCCGCCACGCTCGATCCTGTCGCGCCCGTCCTCGGCGCCGCCGCCCTGGCGGTGATCTTCGTGTCGGCCTTCGCGCTGCATCCATCCGCCCGGGTCGAACCCGGTGTGCGTGACGGCGCTCCCTCACCCGCCCCGGTGCGCGAGCTCACCCGGGTCGCCGCACCCGTCGTGGGAGCTCTGGGAATGGGCCTGTTCTTCGGCACGATGCTCACGTCGCTGACGTCGTTCATGGCCGATCGGGGCATCGCCGAGCAGGCGGGCGTCGTCTACGGCGCGATGGGACTCGGCTCGGCAGCGCTGGCGCTGGGTGTCGCCGCCTTCCCCGCCCGGTTCACGCTCGGCGCGCGCTGGATCGTGTTCGCCGCCATCCTCGTCGCCGGCACCCTGGTGCTCCCGTTCGTGACGAGTGTGGTGGCCATGACCCTCACCCTCCTCGTCATCGGTGTGGGTATCGGCCCGACCCTCGTCACCCAGTACAGCCTCGCCGCGCACCGAAGCCCTCTCGGGCGCTCGTCGACGGTGATGACGATGCTCGGCTCCGGCATCGTGGTCGGCCAATCGGCCTCGACCGCGGTGGCCGGAATCGTCGCGGAGTACCTGGGGACGGATGCTGCGCTGACGCTGCCGTTTCTCGCCGCGGCGATCGTGCTGCTGGCGGGAGTCGTCGACGCGCTGGTGAGGCCCCGCAGACAAGTACGGTTCGGCAACTAG
- a CDS encoding carbohydrate ABC transporter permease yields MSLIARRAPAARDRYNRREAIAGYLFISPWIIGFLIFTAGAMAYSLYISFSNYNLATNSARPVGFDNYANLFEDPRVGVSLANTLFYVVMAVPLEIMFALFLAMLLARASRGGGIFRTLYYLPKMTPAVATAAVFFLLLNGNSGAINQFLRLFGIQGPQWLVDPAWVKPSIVLMTLWTVAGTMVIFLAALKNVPVELYEVASLDGAGPVRKFFSITLPMISGAMFFNVIVLSIAAFQIFDQAYLLFWRDQSNSSPEASLFYAIYLFQQAFRQFNFGFAAAMAWLLFVIIMIITVIQVKFGSRFVYYEGDR; encoded by the coding sequence ATGAGCCTCATCGCCCGCCGGGCGCCCGCAGCGCGGGACCGGTACAACCGGCGAGAGGCCATCGCAGGCTACCTGTTCATCTCCCCGTGGATCATCGGGTTCCTGATCTTCACAGCCGGGGCGATGGCGTACAGCCTCTACATCTCCTTCAGCAACTACAACCTCGCCACCAACAGCGCACGGCCGGTCGGTTTCGACAATTACGCCAACCTGTTCGAAGACCCGAGGGTCGGCGTCTCGCTCGCCAACACGCTCTTCTACGTGGTGATGGCGGTGCCGCTGGAGATCATGTTCGCCCTCTTCCTCGCGATGCTCCTCGCGCGCGCGAGCCGCGGTGGGGGGATCTTCCGGACGCTCTACTACCTGCCCAAGATGACGCCCGCCGTCGCGACGGCGGCGGTGTTCTTCCTGCTGCTGAACGGCAACTCCGGCGCGATCAACCAGTTCCTCCGCCTCTTCGGCATTCAGGGGCCGCAGTGGCTGGTCGACCCCGCCTGGGTGAAGCCGAGCATCGTCCTGATGACGCTGTGGACGGTCGCGGGGACGATGGTGATCTTCCTCGCTGCTCTGAAGAACGTCCCCGTCGAGCTCTACGAGGTCGCCTCCCTCGACGGCGCGGGACCGGTGCGGAAGTTCTTCTCCATCACCCTGCCGATGATCTCGGGCGCGATGTTCTTCAACGTCATCGTCCTGTCCATCGCGGCGTTCCAGATCTTCGACCAGGCGTACCTGCTGTTCTGGCGCGACCAGAGCAACTCCTCGCCGGAGGCATCGCTGTTCTACGCCATCTACCTGTTCCAACAGGCCTTCCGACAGTTCAACTTCGGCTTCGCCGCGGCGATGGCGTGGCTGCTGTTCGTCATCATCATGATCATCACGGTCATCCAGGTGAAGTTCGGCAGCCGATTCGTCTACTACGAGGGGGACCGCTGA
- a CDS encoding carbohydrate ABC transporter permease: protein MSATLQTPGVARPTPELAAAAAGDAPPRSRWRRALSQPKTLAGRVVLAIALILFSLLFLYPFAWLVAASLKPRGEVFDNALIPRTFVPENYIEVWNQLPLLSWMWNSIAIALLAATAVAISSSIVAFGFAYFRFPGRGLMFGLVLATMMLPGAVTMIPIYLIWKETGFLGTWVPLWGMNLFGSAFYIFLQRQFYLGLPRELFEAAKLDGVSNWGLFWRIAMPLSIPSFIIVFLFEFQASWNNLQAALIYLNAGGVEDFTAPLGIAYAMTKYSPTAGGQGDYQYVMVASLLVTLPMLILFAFGQRYFIEGVATQGRKG, encoded by the coding sequence ATGTCGGCGACACTCCAGACACCGGGCGTCGCGCGTCCCACGCCGGAACTCGCTGCAGCAGCCGCAGGTGACGCGCCACCCCGCTCCCGCTGGCGTCGCGCGCTGTCGCAGCCGAAGACGCTGGCGGGCAGGGTCGTCCTCGCCATCGCCCTGATCCTCTTCTCGCTGCTCTTCCTGTACCCCTTCGCCTGGCTCGTCGCCGCGAGCCTGAAGCCCCGCGGCGAGGTGTTCGACAACGCGCTCATCCCGCGCACCTTCGTGCCCGAAAACTACATCGAGGTCTGGAATCAGCTGCCGCTGCTCAGCTGGATGTGGAACAGCATCGCCATCGCGCTCCTCGCGGCTACCGCCGTGGCGATCTCCAGCTCGATCGTCGCCTTCGGGTTCGCGTACTTCCGCTTCCCCGGCCGCGGGCTGATGTTCGGGCTGGTCCTGGCGACGATGATGCTGCCGGGCGCGGTGACGATGATCCCGATCTACCTCATCTGGAAGGAGACCGGGTTCCTGGGCACCTGGGTGCCGCTGTGGGGGATGAACCTGTTCGGTTCGGCGTTCTACATTTTCCTGCAGCGGCAGTTCTACCTCGGGCTTCCCCGTGAGCTGTTCGAGGCGGCCAAGCTCGACGGCGTCAGCAACTGGGGTCTGTTCTGGCGCATCGCGATGCCGCTGTCGATCCCGTCCTTCATCATCGTGTTCCTCTTCGAGTTCCAGGCGAGCTGGAACAACCTGCAGGCGGCACTGATCTACCTCAACGCCGGCGGGGTGGAGGACTTCACGGCGCCGCTGGGCATCGCCTACGCCATGACGAAGTACAGCCCTACCGCGGGAGGCCAGGGCGACTACCAGTACGTGATGGTGGCCTCTCTCCTCGTGACACTCCCGATGCTGATCCTCTTCGCCTTCGGGCAGCGCTACTTCATCGAGGGCGTCGCCACTCAGGGGCGGAAGGGATGA
- a CDS encoding ABC transporter substrate-binding protein — protein sequence MIRQRTAVAVLGAASLLMITGCGGGGGATAEDVDFGADAAGTLSVWGFENADDVGQARLDHAAAEVSDVEVDLDATAFDAQKFTTRIASGDVPDVVQMDRRFVTTYAAQGLILPMDDCFAEHDVTPDDYWYPFVVDDVRYEDQVWGVPQFYQPPAIIVNRAVLDEAGVANEEIDTSQPDVLLEAIAKVYQESGGVPSRLGFDPVATGQAPLWILGMGGRLTDDDGVPTLDDPANIAGIEMLQQISDAQGGFAEVKSFTDSFDTFGDQNQFVAGQVGAQVNAQWYPNVLSPYVDEIDIQAVPFLDSEGNPFSVTGGQAFVIPAGAANAAAACEWLIEVTSEDAWMAAAEARAATREADGGINTGLFTGAPGPDQAIREQYVVPSGNDDFDQVIATYYDVLDYGRSFGSSPVGQEIQNELNNAVTAALLGDKTAEEALADAQAAAMRAYDNVTGG from the coding sequence ATGATTCGACAGCGCACAGCCGTCGCCGTTCTCGGCGCGGCGTCCCTCCTCATGATCACCGGCTGCGGCGGCGGGGGTGGCGCGACGGCCGAAGACGTCGACTTCGGCGCCGACGCCGCAGGCACTCTCAGCGTGTGGGGGTTCGAGAACGCCGACGACGTCGGGCAAGCGCGTCTGGACCACGCCGCCGCAGAGGTCTCGGACGTCGAGGTCGACCTCGACGCCACCGCCTTCGACGCCCAGAAGTTCACCACGCGCATCGCGAGTGGCGACGTTCCGGATGTCGTGCAGATGGACCGTCGCTTCGTCACCACCTACGCGGCGCAGGGTCTCATCCTGCCGATGGACGACTGCTTCGCCGAACATGACGTCACCCCCGACGACTACTGGTACCCGTTCGTCGTCGACGACGTTCGATACGAGGACCAGGTCTGGGGCGTGCCGCAGTTCTACCAGCCGCCGGCGATCATCGTGAACCGCGCGGTGCTGGATGAGGCGGGCGTGGCGAATGAGGAGATCGACACCTCGCAGCCCGATGTCCTGCTCGAGGCGATCGCGAAGGTGTACCAGGAGTCGGGCGGCGTACCCTCGCGCCTCGGCTTCGACCCGGTCGCCACCGGCCAGGCACCCCTGTGGATCCTCGGCATGGGCGGGCGGCTGACCGACGACGACGGCGTGCCGACGCTGGATGACCCGGCGAACATCGCGGGCATCGAGATGCTCCAGCAGATCAGTGACGCGCAGGGCGGCTTCGCTGAGGTGAAGAGCTTCACCGACTCCTTCGACACCTTCGGAGACCAGAATCAGTTCGTCGCCGGCCAGGTCGGGGCGCAGGTCAACGCTCAGTGGTATCCGAACGTCCTCTCGCCCTACGTCGACGAGATCGACATCCAGGCCGTGCCCTTCCTCGACAGCGAGGGAAACCCGTTCTCGGTCACCGGTGGTCAGGCCTTCGTCATCCCCGCGGGAGCCGCGAACGCCGCTGCGGCGTGCGAATGGCTCATCGAGGTCACGAGCGAAGACGCGTGGATGGCCGCGGCCGAGGCGCGCGCGGCGACCCGGGAGGCCGACGGCGGCATCAACACCGGCCTGTTCACCGGGGCCCCGGGGCCGGACCAAGCCATCCGAGAGCAGTACGTCGTGCCGTCGGGCAACGACGACTTCGACCAGGTCATCGCCACCTACTACGACGTCCTCGACTACGGCCGGTCGTTCGGCTCCTCCCCCGTCGGTCAGGAGATCCAGAACGAACTGAACAACGCCGTGACCGCGGCGCTCCTGGGCGATAAGACCGCGGAGGAAGCACTCGCCGACGCGCAGGCTGCGGCGATGCGCGCCTACGACAACGTCACGGGCGGATGA
- a CDS encoding DUF1992 domain-containing protein: MEDPRLRAARYRVERLQQEESADATAEGADAPTPTPGDAVPAPDASRSAGAGARAAYVEVAIQQAIRRGDFDDLPGAGRPLPDLGRAHDPNWWIRRKIEREQLTGLGPPALTLRVEDAELSERLDALSREEEVREAVEDFNRRVKLARMQLLGGPPVVTPLRDVDVEVAEWAARRRARMPAPDEVPPARPWWRRPKR; the protein is encoded by the coding sequence ATGGAGGATCCGAGACTTCGAGCGGCACGGTATCGCGTCGAGCGGCTGCAGCAGGAGGAATCCGCGGATGCGACCGCGGAGGGTGCCGACGCGCCGACTCCGACCCCCGGGGATGCCGTTCCGGCCCCCGACGCGTCGCGGTCGGCGGGAGCTGGAGCGCGTGCCGCCTATGTCGAGGTCGCCATCCAGCAGGCGATCCGGCGAGGGGATTTCGACGACCTTCCCGGGGCCGGGAGGCCTCTCCCCGACCTCGGACGGGCCCATGACCCGAACTGGTGGATCCGTCGCAAGATCGAGCGCGAGCAGCTGACCGGGCTCGGTCCCCCAGCCCTGACCCTGCGGGTCGAGGACGCCGAACTGTCGGAGAGATTGGACGCCCTCTCGCGGGAAGAGGAGGTGCGCGAGGCAGTGGAGGACTTCAATCGGCGGGTGAAGCTCGCACGGATGCAGCTGCTCGGCGGGCCCCCCGTCGTCACGCCACTCCGCGACGTCGACGTCGAAGTCGCGGAGTGGGCGGCGCGCCGCCGGGCGCGCATGCCCGCTCCTGATGAGGTGCCACCCGCACGACCGTGGTGGCGCAGACCGAAGCGGTGA
- a CDS encoding SRPBCC family protein gives MSRNVREMTCAPESVFEVLAEGWLFPTWVVGASRMRDVDADWPAVGSRLHHSFGAWPVLINDETRSTEWSPPRRAVMVATGWPIGEARISIDVKPRGEGCVVRLQEEAIAGPPRYLPDLLLDLMLHRRNAETLHRLAYLAEGRHARARETTAEEENEEAGRPSSPDVADDHEAEEAAEAAEAAEAARE, from the coding sequence ATGTCACGCAACGTACGAGAGATGACGTGCGCGCCCGAGAGCGTCTTCGAGGTGCTTGCCGAGGGATGGCTCTTCCCGACATGGGTGGTCGGCGCGTCCCGCATGCGGGATGTCGACGCCGATTGGCCGGCGGTGGGTTCGCGTCTTCATCACTCCTTCGGCGCCTGGCCGGTCCTGATCAACGACGAGACGAGGTCGACCGAATGGAGCCCACCCCGGCGCGCGGTGATGGTCGCAACCGGTTGGCCGATCGGCGAGGCCCGCATCTCCATCGACGTGAAACCGCGCGGCGAGGGCTGTGTCGTGAGACTGCAGGAGGAGGCCATCGCAGGGCCTCCCCGCTACCTCCCCGATCTGCTCCTCGACCTGATGCTGCATCGGCGCAACGCCGAGACACTTCACCGGCTCGCGTACCTGGCTGAGGGACGCCACGCCCGCGCGCGCGAGACCACCGCCGAGGAGGAGAACGAAGAGGCAGGGCGCCCCTCCTCCCCCGATGTCGCCGATGATCACGAAGCCGAGGAGGCCGCCGAGGCGGCCGAGGCGGCGGAAGCGGCGCGCGAGTGA
- a CDS encoding phytoene desaturase family protein, with the protein MSRAGELDAVVVGAGPNGLAAAVTLARAGLGVQVYERAGAVGGGTSTSELTLPGFRHDVCSAVHPLALASPFFREFGLGERIRFEVPEVSFAHPLDGGRAGVAYRDLDRTVDHLGRDGAAYRALLEPLVAASDQIADFTTHPLVRVPLHVRAPVAFGLAALSQAGRWWNTPFAEDVAPSMITGVSAHTILPLPSLASAAAGLALTTYAHARGWPIPIGGSQAIADALADDLLAHGGEIVTDTEVTSLDELPPARTVLLDVTPAALIRLAGERMPAGYRRALERFRYGNGVVKVDFALSGPVPWTNEAVRRAGTVHVGGTRAEVAAAENVVARGGVPERPYVLVAQPSSFDDSRAPEGMHTLWTYTHVPAGSTVDATEAVIGQIERFAPGFRDVIVATSTLTAVDMERHNPNYPGGDIAAGLPDVRQLLGRPTVSPEPWRTAMPGVYLCGASTSPGPGVHGMAGWLAARSALRHEFGTRILPHLAP; encoded by the coding sequence GTGAGCCGGGCGGGCGAACTCGACGCCGTCGTCGTCGGCGCCGGCCCCAACGGCCTGGCCGCCGCCGTCACGCTCGCCCGGGCGGGACTGGGCGTCCAGGTCTACGAGCGCGCGGGCGCCGTCGGCGGCGGCACCTCGACATCCGAGCTCACCCTCCCGGGGTTCCGCCACGACGTCTGCTCGGCGGTGCACCCCCTTGCTCTGGCTTCGCCGTTCTTCCGCGAGTTCGGGCTCGGCGAGCGCATCCGCTTCGAGGTGCCTGAGGTCTCGTTCGCTCATCCCCTGGACGGCGGCCGTGCGGGCGTCGCCTACCGCGACCTCGACAGGACCGTCGATCACCTCGGTCGCGACGGCGCGGCGTATCGCGCGCTCCTCGAACCCCTCGTCGCCGCATCCGATCAGATCGCCGACTTCACCACCCACCCCCTCGTGCGTGTTCCCCTGCACGTGAGGGCACCCGTGGCGTTCGGTCTCGCCGCGCTGTCGCAAGCCGGTCGCTGGTGGAACACCCCCTTCGCCGAGGACGTCGCTCCGTCGATGATCACGGGTGTGTCGGCCCACACCATCCTGCCTCTGCCGAGTCTGGCGTCGGCGGCGGCGGGACTCGCCCTCACGACCTACGCGCATGCGCGCGGCTGGCCGATCCCCATCGGCGGCAGCCAGGCGATCGCCGACGCCTTGGCCGACGATCTCCTCGCCCACGGCGGAGAGATCGTCACCGACACGGAGGTCACGAGCCTCGACGAGCTTCCGCCGGCCCGCACCGTGCTCCTCGATGTCACCCCGGCCGCGCTCATCCGGCTCGCCGGGGAGCGGATGCCGGCGGGGTACCGCCGCGCACTGGAGCGGTTCCGGTACGGCAACGGCGTCGTCAAGGTGGACTTCGCCCTCTCCGGCCCGGTGCCGTGGACGAATGAGGCCGTCCGTCGCGCTGGGACGGTGCACGTCGGCGGCACCCGGGCGGAGGTGGCGGCGGCCGAGAACGTCGTCGCGCGCGGCGGGGTGCCCGAGCGGCCCTACGTGCTGGTCGCCCAGCCCAGCAGCTTCGACGACAGCCGGGCGCCAGAGGGTATGCACACGCTCTGGACCTACACGCACGTGCCCGCAGGGTCCACCGTCGACGCCACCGAGGCCGTCATCGGGCAGATCGAGCGATTCGCGCCGGGCTTCCGCGACGTGATCGTCGCCACCTCCACGCTCACGGCCGTAGATATGGAGCGGCACAATCCCAACTACCCCGGCGGAGACATCGCGGCGGGTCTCCCGGATGTGCGGCAGCTCCTGGGCCGCCCGACGGTGTCTCCCGAGCCCTGGCGCACCGCGATGCCGGGGGTGTACCTCTGCGGCGCGTCGACGAGTCCGGGGCCGGGGGTGCACGGCATGGCCGGGTGGCTGGCGGCGCGCAGCGCCCTGCGACACGAGTTCGGCACCCGCATCCTTCCCCACCTGGCCCCCTGA
- a CDS encoding bifunctional nuclease family protein, translated as MVQVRVIGVALDAARQYVILLRPITEEVDGPRMLPIWIGAQEATSIAIAVEGAEPPRPLAHDLMKSLLETVSAEVERVEITRIDDGTFYAEITLRLPGGRRVLDARPSDAIALASRVGAPIWVADQVLTDAGIPVSAMEFEEDDKLEEEKLEEFKRFLDEVDPEDFQG; from the coding sequence ATGGTCCAGGTTCGTGTGATCGGCGTCGCGCTCGACGCCGCGCGCCAGTACGTGATCCTGCTGCGTCCGATCACCGAAGAGGTGGACGGACCGCGGATGCTCCCCATCTGGATCGGAGCCCAGGAGGCGACCTCGATCGCCATCGCCGTCGAGGGGGCGGAACCTCCGCGCCCGCTCGCGCACGATCTCATGAAGTCGCTGCTCGAGACGGTGTCGGCGGAGGTCGAGCGCGTCGAGATCACCCGCATCGACGACGGGACCTTCTACGCCGAGATCACCCTCCGGCTTCCGGGCGGTCGGCGTGTGCTCGACGCCCGTCCCTCGGACGCGATCGCCCTCGCTTCCCGCGTCGGCGCGCCCATCTGGGTGGCCGACCAGGTCCTCACCGACGCCGGCATCCCGGTGTCGGCGATGGAGTTCGAAGAGGACGACAAGCTCGAGGAGGAGAAGCTCGAGGAGTTCAAGCGCTTCCTCGACGAGGTCGACCCCGAAGACTTCCAGGGCTGA
- a CDS encoding metallophosphoesterase family protein codes for MPTRLLLISDTHIPGRARGLPDVVRREADAADLIIHAGDWVSVAVLDDLRGHGEVLGVYGNNDGDDLRALLPEFAVQTIEGMRFGVVHETGDAKGREKRMTLRYPDLDVLVFGHSHIPWDTTTASGLRLLNPGSPTDRRRQPHHTLMTALVDDGVLRTVSVVTI; via the coding sequence ATGCCGACCCGCCTGCTGCTGATCTCCGACACCCACATCCCCGGCCGGGCGCGCGGCCTGCCCGATGTCGTGCGGCGCGAGGCCGACGCGGCCGATCTGATCATCCACGCCGGCGACTGGGTGTCCGTCGCCGTGCTCGATGATCTCCGGGGTCACGGCGAGGTCCTGGGCGTGTACGGCAACAACGACGGCGATGACCTGCGCGCACTTCTTCCCGAGTTCGCGGTGCAGACCATCGAGGGAATGCGATTCGGTGTCGTGCACGAGACCGGCGATGCGAAAGGCCGGGAGAAGCGGATGACGCTGCGCTACCCCGACCTCGACGTGCTGGTGTTCGGACACAGCCACATCCCATGGGACACGACCACCGCATCCGGATTGCGCCTGCTCAACCCCGGCTCACCCACCGATCGTCGTCGTCAGCCGCATCATACGCTCATGACCGCGCTGGTCGACGACGGCGTGCTTCGCACGGTGTCCGTCGTCACCATCTGA